Below is a genomic region from Primulina eburnea isolate SZY01 chromosome 9, ASM2296580v1, whole genome shotgun sequence.
ataatcccgtcagtccaaacatcacggatataataccagaactcataatcaatatcgataccagtcataatctcaataacaatacatatctgatatgaattctcagtcacatcgactccgaaaatcataacaattacataaccagtccgttctttaatctgacttcgattctatgatgtctaacatgacaagaacatcatatatgaatcttattcaattatgacaacagcataatttcaaagcatatcaaaacgtagcaaaacttacgtccagttgtagcctacgttgataggaactcggtactgaagtcggatttaaaatctgatggacggatttctcgcaaattgAATTCTAAAATCTCGAACTCCAATTCCTTAAAATCTCTCGGTTCTTCCCTTTGAATTCTGAGGCaatttgcatgtgtatatatatatatatatatatatatatatatatatatatatatatatatatatatatatatatatatatatatatatatatatatatatacctccgTGACATGCAAGACGGCAAGTGGCAATCTAGCAATtcgcatgccgcgcgcatatgcgcgcttcatctcgcgcatatgcgcgagacctactgtagtgctcgcgcatatgcgcgccctttctcgcgcatatgtgccggtcgtctcttttgagatgttcggccgaacatcttggATTAGAATGTAACAATGCCCGACTTTTTAATTCAAGTTTGTATAACCCcaatcatgtcaattgatcaataaatcattccagattaatcttaaattacggtaattatacccaaatcatttcagattacggtaattaaattctcgggccttacagaatgaatattaaaatactgaatattcgaatatacaatgatagttcaccaaatgctcgcatttttATTTAAgatgtatttggatgacatgttcctttcatttaattatttttttattgtaaaaaaacaaatttgtaactaagcattgaaaTTTTTCAAATACTTGCTTTTACTTGctaaatacctaatttcaattttaaaatacttgatttgataaatgagatactcataatgggTATTAAAAtaatggatattcgaatatgcaacgtaagttcaccaagtgttggTCTTTCCTTGAAAGATGCATTTGGACGACATATCCTTCTCATGTGATatctattttgtaaaaaaaacaaacaaattagtaactaagcattgaattttttcaaatacttacttttatttgcgaaatacctaatttcaattttaaaatacttaatttgataaatgagatactcataatgggtattaaaatactggatattcgaatatgcaacgtaaattCATCAATTATTGGTCTTTTCTCGAAAGATGCATTTGGACGACATATCATTCTCATGTGATgtctattttgtaaaaaaaaatatcaaattccCAACTAAGTatgaaacttttaaagtacttagtttaCTTGATAAGtacctaatttcagttttaaaatacttgatttcataaatgagatactcagaatatgtaataaaatactggatatttctAATATTCATCATGATGaaatttcaatacaattgaaattttaacaaatacattgttctgaaagcggaccggttacggaggccggaaacgcaacggaagcgaaaaatataaatttttgaacaaaattttcggcccccttaataaatttgtgcaatatttacaaaatcaaattaaaaccatTCATAGGATGATTTaggatttacctatcaaccccttagagttgatgaatggcaccaaccaagtgtaaacactttggctcttgtatggatgaaagaaatctacaagctccttcttttcccttcaagaataaggcccaccacttggctatgtaaatcccttcttactttgcactagaaaagcaagaagatttttcaaagagaatgatttttgctctccaaaatgaggaacaaaacttgaaaatattttagagaaaattagaagaagatttcggccaagtgagttcCAAGTgagagtgggagactagcctaggtagttgtgaaagttgtctctcaaaagttgcatgtctttggaatttttttattaaaaagtaatcaacaacctttcacctcccaagcatgcaaaccctagcatgtctcacatatattatatggtttttaacacattaaaaaccatagactaaactttattatctcaaacacatttgagattaattaaatattacttgattttactcaagtctcactagttaaataattatttaaattaagctctactagacttaatattatttaattaatccaacacttgaattaatttaattatttagactctactaggtccactagtgtttaattaattcaacacttgaattaatttaatttagtctccaataatgttcatgaaaatcacaattttcaactacattatttactcggccaaattttaatcttaggaacacttccataaattaaaatttgtatttctctcttagaagtcatacttctatttttcttaacgcttataaacacatttataagccgttcaacacattgaactattttacttctcttcgggatttactaagcaagtacttgtgtggccctcaatggttcattgatacaactagccgtgggttcacatctcaatgtgattcggactaaacatgtccttattcgagcataccccaattgctccattcttacttatcaactccttgatagtaagaacgtcagaactcaagtctgatagtacccaaccaatcacgttaaacgcctagcagcatcgcttacgtgattccctaggtatcacatgatagtgcctgcaagaaccattcaattatggttagcgtacagtacggtcccttcaactcatatatcccgaccgattcgacaactattggtctatcgagagttgtcaatgaatcgatactatgtgtcatgttgtggttgcatcgatggtgtaatctatgaaacccctttcataattaccaccatactctgatcagagatttcaacccacatatacatgaaaaaacacataggatatccatacccgtaggtaagcggtgaatccccgactacaatgcatcgactcctatatgtttcgccgtaacacccaaccttgccacctaatgaccccataagagtcggtaaacaagtcaaagtgaaacgctagcacatagagtctcaatgttgtcccgggtcataaggactaattctgtacaaccataaaccaggacttttccactcgataagtgagaaccacttggaaagtccttttatggagggttgttcagtgcactctacaaggagcacctatctgcatgttcggacatcacaatgtcccctaccaatgaaacatggtactcacatcgcagatactagtctctaactcgagcggcctttatccttcttagtggcggctgaatcgactaggaacggtttagaatatacagtattccaaatatgagtttcatgatactcatcatatgagcatctcatattctttctactatttgtatattcaaggactttatctatgcaactagcatgggtataaagataaagatgcgccaaattaataaattgaaatattattaaaataaagatcgtttatacaaagagtttcattgtgaacagtcggccaacacttggctcgacgtgcacctactctaacaatctcccacttgcactagagccaactacctatatactttagacccattgattcgcgatgcttctcgaacgatggtcctggtaaaggcttagttagtggatcagcaacattttctgcggagccgactttgtcaatcacgacatctcctctttccacgatctctctgaggatgtggtactttctcaatacgtgtttggacttctgatgagaccttggctccttcgcctgagctatggctcccgtgttgtcgcacatcaccgggataggagcaactccatttggaatgacgcccaactcttggacgaaattcctaatccaaacagcctcctttgctgcagccgatgcagcaatgtattctgcctcagtggtggaatccgcagtactgtcttgcttggaactcttccaagagacagcaccaccattgagcatgaatatgaatccggaggttgacttcgagtcatcaacatcgctttggaagctagagtcggtatagccttccaattttagttctccacccccatagaccaagaacaacttattggtccttctcaaatacttgaggatgtctttcacagctttccagtgtggaagaccagggttggattgatatctactcactacacttagtgcaaatgccacgtcaggacgtgtagatatcatcccatacatgatactaccaatagccgaagcatacggaattcgtgtcatcgccgctatctctgcatcagtcttgggagacatagacttggatagggacacgccatgacacattggtagatgtcctctcttggactcatccatcgagaaccgcttcacgatggtatcaatgtatgtggactgggtgagaccaagcaatcttcttgatctatctcgatagatctgtattcccaatacaaaagatgcttcacccaagtcctgcattgagaacttacttgctaaccatatctttgttgattgcaacattcctacatcattcccaatgagtagaatgtcatcaacataaagaacaaggaatgtcacagcactcccactgaccttcttatacacacagggttcctcaggattcttagtaaaaccaaactctttgattgtactatcgaatctgaggttccagctcctcgatgcctgcttaagaccataaatagatctttgaagtttgcataccatatgctcacttccgatggatgtaaacccttcaggttgagacatataaatttcttccttaatatccccattaaggaaggctgtcttcacatccatctgccatatctcatagtcaaaccatgcagctatggctagcaatatcctaatggacttgaacatcgcaactggagaaaaggtttcctcatagtcaacaccttgtctttgagtatacccttttgctaccaatcgcgccttgaaggtcaataccttcccatccgccccaagtttcctcttgtaaatccatttacaccctatgggaacagttccctcaggtggatccacaagattccacacttggttcgaatgcatggaattcatctcagattccattgcttcaagccatttggatgaatcggcatctgataatgcttccttgaaggtccttggatcacatccaagattaggctcatcatggccctcttcaagaagcagaccatacctcacaggtggtctcgagactctctcggttcttctaggagcttgtatctcctcacttagctcattgggtgtgggttctacaactgtgggtgcctctcgaacctcttcgagttctatcatctcgccttttctatctaatagaaattccttttccaaaaaggttgcgttcctagaaacaaacacttttgtttcttggggatgatagaaataatatccaatggaatttcttggatatcccacaaagtagcataaaatggatcgactatccaatttatctcccactgtctgcttcacataagcaggacacccccatattcttagataagaatacttgggaggcttacccatccatatctcatatggagtcttgtcaactgcctttgtatggacattgttcaacaacagtgccgctgtttcaagcgcatatccccaaaaggatggcggcaactccgtgaaccccatcatagaccgaaccatgtccatcaaagtccggttacgacgctccgaaacaccattcaattgtggtgtagcgggcggagtccactgcgagagaatcccattctctctaagatactcttggaactcggcactcaagtactcaccacctcgatccgatcgaagtgtcttgatgcttcgtcccaattgtttctctacttcacttctgaattctttgaacctttcaaaggcttcagacttgtatttcatcaaatacacatacccatacctcgaatggtcatcggtaaaggtgatgaagtaggcatgtccatgcttagtggtgatgctaagcggaccgcacacatcggtatggatcaaatccaataaccctttggctcgctccgcatggcccttaaagggaattttggtcatctttcctttcagacaggattcacaagtcgtgagagcgtttatatcagacatatcaaacatgccaactcccactagcttgttcatccttcttgaggaaatatgacctaatcgagcatgccataattgtgccgaattaagagtatcttgtttgcgcttatttgttgttgttatcgtttggacattgttaagtggaatatcttttaattttaaggtgtagagattgttttcaagttcaccggtaccaactaaacattcattcttgtaaatattgcaaacacctttgctaaataaacaagaaaatccatcaatatctagcatagaaatggaaataatgtttttaaccaagtctggtacatacaaaacatctcttaaaaccaaattaaaatcattgttcaaacataaataaacatctcctacggctttggcagcaacccttgctccattgcccatcctcaggaaggtctcaccctctcggagcctcctacttcttcccatcacctgcaaatcattacagagatgtgagccacagccggtatccaatacccaagaagtagagttaatagagatattcacttcaatgtagaacatacctttagcagaacccttctgcgcaagatattccctgcagttacgcctccaatgtccaggcttcttgcagtggtgacagatgtcaacagtcttttcagccttcactggcgcggctgccacaacgggactcgaagtctgcctcttcaagggctcgctcttcttggtacgctggaaagaacgcttctttcccttcccaggtggaccggtcttcgtgccagatgaagagcccacataaagaaccggcttctccttcttgatcgtggactcaaaggtcacaagcatgttcaccaactcttcaaggctgggctcaagcttgttcatattgaagttcacgacaaaaggatcgaaagagctgggcaatgacaacagcaacacatccgtggtcaactccgatggcaagatcaaatccatgcctacgagtttatccacgagcccaatcaactttaggccatgctcatggaccgaagtcccatctcgcatgcgtaaagtgatgagctccttcactgtggcatgcctcaaaggccgagtctgctcaccgaagagctccttgaggtgcatatgaatgtcagcagcattcttagcatcctcgaatcgcctttgtagctcatcgttcatcgaagcctgcatataacacttcgccttcaagtcatggtcgcaccaatccttgtaggtctgcaattcctcaggagtgcagcctataggagcctcagcagggggcgcctcagtaagtgtatatgcgatcttctccgagtttaggacaatctttaaatttcttagccaagtgatatagtttggtccggttagaatgtgtttttcgagaatgaccgaaaacgggttgcgaattgatgacatgtcaaagattgtactgaaaagtaaaacagataaatgttaatgactattttaaaatatttaataagatataaagtttggacttttactttataaataatcgctcccactgttttgacattttcactaccctctagtgaaaacgggaaacactttcctcagaaggtacgtaaggtccaattagcgaattgtgatcccgaataatatcggccatcacaattcctaaaaggtagtttccaattgcatcgccatgcaaccctctacgtaaacttttgtctcacgtttgattaggacccaataatatgacgtcgttcatctttacgtgtcaagcctaacccatcgatattgaaccttaatggacggtcgccatgagttccctcaataatatgagccgaaatcatgggagttccacgtagttcacatcacaatgtcaatggatgtcacagctttccggcactcaaggctctcccaataatatgagccgagccccgagtacgggtagcgttcatcatgcatccattgtcgatggaagacaaggaaattataaacaaatttataattccccttttcggacttgatattaattttgaatcttattcaaaatgagggtttttaattttgaaaggtctcatcattaattttattttaaaagctcgccatgtttgatcgtatgtttgccggattcatgcaactttgttattataataataataacgcacatactcattatttataacatatcatgcatatattataaatagaaaacagtacaaggatgatcaattgccccaacactaatggcccgtgtgagccaaacacgggcctaggtccaatcctagggtaaatgcaagggatgcaatgcaactaaactattacattagcatcctatattacatgtcttcgatcttcataatcaccaaggccaccatcttccaatcttgatcttcccctattctaatatttacaattaaatatccatggcacatagggatacatctcatggggtgggaacgggccataaaccaagcccacttaataaattgataattattacaatcattcaacacaaatatcctagcatacacctagcaaattgggcttgggcttttgatcatccttcatgcataatatcacatatcatacaccatcaattaattatcactataattaattgatccaatattatatatcttgatccaatcactaaccgccacaattataaattaaattaacaaagtatacaaacacctttgtttactttcaaattaatttatttataatcgaatttcttgtaaatcacaatttactataaataattaaagtcctacttcaattatttattttatgagaaaatatgtgcaacaattgtaaatttaaacttaagggcccaaaaaccatttttcaccaaaaatactttggcccatttaaatttcacaaattatgttggccatccaatggcccaacaactcaaggcccatgacactaagattgtccaaaacacttttggaaaccctagccgtcatcgccgtcgccggagctccgtcgccggattccggcaacaaaaaaaaaaatttttttttatttaaaacaggAATTTCCGGGCAGCCCGTAGGCTGCccaaacatgctgcccgaaataattcgggcagcccgaaactcacgggcagcaacaagctgcccgaaaataattttttttttttttgttttccttcaaaaattttcGGCCTTGCTCATATTCTTGCACATAAAatttcaagcggttagaaatcgaatctcaacataatattatgtaaatatagcacaaaatccgtaaccttagctcggataccacttgaaagcggaccggttacggaggccggaaacgcaacggaagcgaaaaatataaatttttgaacaaaattttcggcccccttaataaatttgtgcaatatttacaaaatcaaattaaaaccatTCATAGGATGATTTaggatttacctatcaaccccttagagttgatgaatggcaccaaccaagtgtaaacactttggctcttgtatggatgaaagaaatctacaagctccttcttttcccttcaagaataaggcccaccacttggctatgtaaatcccttcttactttgcactagaaaagcaagaagatttttcaaagagaatgatttttgctctccaaaatgaggaacaaaacttgaaaatattttagagaaaattagaagaagatttcggccaagtgagttcCAAGTgagagtgggagactagcctaggtagttgtgaaagttgtctctcaaaagttgcatgtctttggaatttttttattaaaaagtaatcaacaacctttcacctcccaagcatgcaaaccctagcatgtctcacatatattatatggtttttaacacattaaaaaccatagactaaattttattatctcaaacacatttgagattaattaaatattacttgattttactcaagtcccactagttaaataattatttaaattaagctctactagacttaatattatttaattaatccaacacttgaattaatttaattatttagactctactaggtccactagtgtttaattaattcaacacttgaattaatttaatttagtctccaataatgttcatgaaaatcacaattttcaactacattatttactcggccaaattttaatcttaggaacacttccataaattaaaatttgtatttctctcttagaagtcatacttctatttttcttaacgcttataaacacatttataagccgttcaacacattgaactattttacttctcttcgggatttactaagcaagtacttgtgtggccctcaatggttcattgatacaactagccgtgggttcacatctcaatgtgattcggactaaacatgtccttattcgagcataccccaattgctccattcttacttatcaactccttgatagtaagaacgtcagaactcaagtctgatagtacccaaccaatcacgttaaacgcctagcagcatcgcttacgtgattccctaggtatcacatgatagtgcctgcaagaaccattcaattatggttagcgtacagtacggtcccttcaactcatatatcccgaccgattcgacaactattggtctatcgagagttgtcaatgaatcgatactatgtgtcatgttgtggttgcatcgatggtgtaatctatgaaacccctttcataattaccaccatactctgatcagagatttcaacccacatatacatgaaaaaacacataggatatccatacccgtaggtaagcggtgaatccccgactacaatgcatcgactcctatatgtttcgccgtaacacccaaccttgccacctaatgaccccataagagtcggtaaacaagtcaaagtgaaacgctagcacatagagtctcaatgttgtcccgggtcataaggactaattctgtacaaccataaaccaggacttttccactcgataagtgagaaccacttggaaagtccttttatggagggttgttcagtgcactctacaaggagcacctatctgcatgttcggacatcacaatgtcccctaccaatgaaacatggtactcacatcgcagatactagtctctaactcgagcggcctttatccttcttagtggcggctgaatcgactaggaacggtttagaatatacagtattccaaatatgagtttcatgatactcatcatatgagcatctcatattctttctactatttgtatattcaaggactttatctatgcaactagcatgggtataaagataaagatgcgccaaattaataaattgaaatattattaaaataaagatcgtttatacaaagagtttcattgtgaacagtcggccaacacttggctcgacgtgcacctactctaacatgttCATCACTcctcatgaaataaaaataacaatttattttGGTATACAAAGAAAGAACTTACTTTTACTCCGGGACAAGTATGCtactatatttttgttaaaagtaAGTGCTTATTTTGATCTACAAACAAGCTTATTTTGATCTACAAACAACTTACTCTTACTCCACGATTAGTAATGAACTGTATTCATTTCtttaaatgacatgaataagtattTTAATAAATCTTAGTTGGAAAAACCAACCATGACTGAATTTAAGTTGtatattcaaatatccagtattatatcacatattatgagtatctcatttaccaaatcaagtattttaaaattaaaattaggtaCTTCGCAAGTAAatgtaagtacttcaaaatgttcaatgcttagtgatcgagcaaatctttcattgtaaaattcttagtaaaaattaataatatccaagctcgaaataatcgcaagtgcacgatatcaagtaataatatagtgtacaagagtaTGATTATCGTTCCTTTAAGGACTGTATTTCTCAATTATTATTCtcatttattcaatttttagctGCGATACTTCAGATGATTGTTTACTActacaattattaaataaaaactcaatgaaatagttcaaggattaaatgatgaaataaataagctagaatgattgattaaagttcaatgagaaatgaatttgttgagaatctcggttcacctacccctcgttaatctacttaattcgttcgacaatgatctattCTTTCGAAGAGATTTCCTATCCAATTGAACATGCTCTCTCAAGCTATGTCAAACTAATTCAACTCAATGAAGTAActaaatctctttaattatttatcaagggtgaattgcatgtcgttttatttcgacctactggactatgactatcgacgggtatccgacttcatatttctatgtaaattgtaaattCACAGATTATGCTACTCGTTCTTATCAGAGGCTATTCTCTCGAAGAACATTGCCtggaatcttcaaatattcgctTCAAGCCTATTTTTCTCTTTCAAAACTTTGTAGCTGCTGAAAAGtccttgaacatgtcatccaaatacatcTTAGAAGGAAAttcgagcacttggtgaacttacgttgcatattcgaatatttaGTGTTT
It encodes:
- the LOC140840534 gene encoding uncharacterized protein, which gives rise to MNKLEPSLEELVNMLVTFESTIKKEKPVLYVGSSSGTKTGPPGKGKKRSFQRTKKSEPLKRQTSSPVVAAAPVKAEKTVDICHHCKKPGHWRRNCREYLAQKGSAKGDGKK